Part of the Rhodococcus sp. OK302 genome is shown below.
GCAAGCTCCGCGCACAGGCAGCGTTGGCGTCGCACCATCTGACCCTGTCGGTCTGACGAATATGGCAAAAAGCGCTCCGGCATCGAGTGCTGACCTCGACGCCGCGATGCAGATCGCGCTGGCCGCAGCTGATTCCGCGCGCGGATTCACCAGCCCCAATCCGCCGGTAGGTGCTGTGATTCTGGCGGCGGACGGGACTATTGCGGGCGTCGGAATGACGCAGCCGCCCGGCGGTCCGCATGCCGAAATCGTGGCCTTGACGGAAGCCGGTACTGCCGCGCGCGGTGGTACCGCCGTTGTCACCCTCGAACCTTGCAACCATCAGGGGCGGACCGGGCCCTGCTCGCAGGCGTTGATCGACGCCGGTATCTCAGCCGTGGTCTATGCCGTCGGCGATCCCAATCCTGAAGCGTCCGGCGGTGCTGCGACGCTGATGCGAGCGGGAATCTCCGTCACGTCAGGATTGCGTGAGGCCGAGGTCGAAGCCGGCCCGCTGCGGGCGTGGCTGCACAAACAGCGCACCGGGCGTCCGCACATCACCTGGAAGTACGCGGCCAGTCTCGACGGTCGCAGCGCGGCGCAGGACGGGACCAGCCAGTGGATCACCGGTCCGGCGGCACGCGCCCGGGTGCATGCGCAGCGCGCCCAGATCGATGCCATTATCGTCGGCACCGGCACAGTTTTTGCGGACGATCCGTGGTTGACGGCGCGTCAACCGAACGGAGAGTTGGCTGCCCACCAGCCGGTGCGAGTTGTTGTGGGTAAACGTGAAATCCCTTCGACAGCAGCCGTTCTCGACGATACGGCGCCCACTCTGGTGCTCAACACCGACAACATCGACGAGGTTGTCGAAGCGCTCGGCGAGTACACGGACGTATTGCTCGAAGGTGGCCCGCGCCTGGCCGGCGCTTTCCTCGCGGCCGGCTATGTCGACGTCATCGAGGCGTACATCGCACCGATCCTGCTGGGCGCCGGAGCTTCGGCACTGGTCGACGCCGGGGTGCACACCATTGCCGACGCGCGCCGGTTCCGTTTGGAGTCCGCGGTAACGATCGGTCCCGATATTTTGTTGAGTCTGGTTCCGGAGAGTTCTGCTCCGGGGAACGAGGAGTAGAAAAGCGTGTTCACTGGAATTGTGGAAGAGCTCGGCGAAGTTGTCGCAAAGGAAGACTTGGTGGATTCCGCACGCTTCACGGTGCGTGGACCATTGGTGACTTCCGATGCGGGTCACGGTGATTCGATCGCAGTCAACGGTGTGTGCCTGACCGTTGTGGACGTCCTGGCGGACGGTTCCTTCACTGCCGACGTGATGCAAGAGACGTTGAACCGCTCGAGTCTGTCGAAGCTGGGTGTCGGTAGTCGCGTCAACCTCGAACGCGCGGCAGCCTTGAACAGTCGTCTCGGCGGGCACCTCGTGCAGGGCCATGTCGACGGTACGGGTCACGTCATTTCGCGTTCGCCTTCCGAGAACTGGGAGATCGTGCGGATCTCGCTGCCCGACTCCATTTCGCGTTATGTGGTGGAGAAGGGTTCCATCACGGTTGACGGTGTTTCGCTCACCGTCTCGGCGTTGGGTGGCGACCGTGGTTTCGAGTACTTCGAGATCTCGCTGATCCCCACCACCTTGGAGTTGACGACGCTCGGCGCCGCGACGGTCGGTACGCCGGTCAACCTCGAGGTCGACGTGATCGCGAAGTACGTCGAACGGCTGCATGCTGCCGGTCGATAGGACCTCCCCTGATCGGACCCGTCCGATTGGTCGTAGGGTTGTGGTGCACCCGCTCGGGTGCACTCGTTGTATTCGATGATGTGAAAAGTCAAGACTTTGGAGTGCGAGCACGTGACAAGGTTCGACAGTATCGAGCGCGCAGTAGCTGATATCGCTGCAGGTAAAGCTGTTGTCGTTGTGGACGACGAGGATCGCGAGAACGAGGGCGACCTCATCTTCGCCGCCGAGAAAGCCACCCCGGAACTGGTGGCGTTCATGGTTCGCTACACGTCCGGTTACCTGTGTGTTCCGCTGGACGGCGAGGATTGCGACCGTCTGGGCCTGCCCCCGATGTACGCCACCAACCAGGACAAGCACGGCACCGCCTACACGGTGACCGTCGACGCTCGCGAAGGCATCGGTACCGGCATCTCGGCGTCCGATCGCGCAGCGACCATGCGTCTTCTGGCTGATCCGGAGTCCGGTGCCAACGATTTCACTCGTCCCGGACACGTCGTTCCGCTTCGCGCCAAGGAAGGCGGAGTTCTCCGTCGCCCCGGGCACACCGAAGCTGCTGTCGACCTGGCCCGCATGGCCAACCTCCGCCCCGCCGGCGTCATCTGCGAAATCGTCAGCCAGAAGGACGAAGGCGCGATGGCTCAGACAGACGAGCTGCGAGTTTTCGCCGACGAGCACAACCTGGCGCTCATCTCGATTGCCGACCTCATTGCCTGGCGTCGTAAGCACGAGAAGCACGTCGTCCGGATTGCCCAGGCTCGCATTCCTACGCGTCACGGTGAATTCACCGCTGTCGGGTACACCAGCATTTACGACGA
Proteins encoded:
- the ribD gene encoding bifunctional diaminohydroxyphosphoribosylaminopyrimidine deaminase/5-amino-6-(5-phosphoribosylamino)uracil reductase RibD, translating into MAKSAPASSADLDAAMQIALAAADSARGFTSPNPPVGAVILAADGTIAGVGMTQPPGGPHAEIVALTEAGTAARGGTAVVTLEPCNHQGRTGPCSQALIDAGISAVVYAVGDPNPEASGGAATLMRAGISVTSGLREAEVEAGPLRAWLHKQRTGRPHITWKYAASLDGRSAAQDGTSQWITGPAARARVHAQRAQIDAIIVGTGTVFADDPWLTARQPNGELAAHQPVRVVVGKREIPSTAAVLDDTAPTLVLNTDNIDEVVEALGEYTDVLLEGGPRLAGAFLAAGYVDVIEAYIAPILLGAGASALVDAGVHTIADARRFRLESAVTIGPDILLSLVPESSAPGNEE
- a CDS encoding riboflavin synthase; translation: MFTGIVEELGEVVAKEDLVDSARFTVRGPLVTSDAGHGDSIAVNGVCLTVVDVLADGSFTADVMQETLNRSSLSKLGVGSRVNLERAAALNSRLGGHLVQGHVDGTGHVISRSPSENWEIVRISLPDSISRYVVEKGSITVDGVSLTVSALGGDRGFEYFEISLIPTTLELTTLGAATVGTPVNLEVDVIAKYVERLHAAGR
- a CDS encoding bifunctional 3,4-dihydroxy-2-butanone-4-phosphate synthase/GTP cyclohydrolase II; translated protein: MTRFDSIERAVADIAAGKAVVVVDDEDRENEGDLIFAAEKATPELVAFMVRYTSGYLCVPLDGEDCDRLGLPPMYATNQDKHGTAYTVTVDAREGIGTGISASDRAATMRLLADPESGANDFTRPGHVVPLRAKEGGVLRRPGHTEAAVDLARMANLRPAGVICEIVSQKDEGAMAQTDELRVFADEHNLALISIADLIAWRRKHEKHVVRIAQARIPTRHGEFTAVGYTSIYDEVEHVALVRGDLAGPDGDGSDVLVRVHSECLTGDVFGSLRCDCGPQLDAALDMVAQEGRGVVLYMRGHEGRGIGLMHKLQAYQLQDAGSDTVDANLELGLPADSRDYGIGAQILVDLGISSMRLLTNNPAKRVGLDGYGLQITDRVPMPLRANAENLTYLRTKRDRMGHDLIGLDEYEASQKDGAV